One part of the Coriobacteriia bacterium genome encodes these proteins:
- a CDS encoding NfeD family protein — MQVQPWFWVWVALSAILFVAEIFTAGFFMLPFAVGAAVAALLEFLGVSVGWQWVAFIGVSSVLLISLRRFALAVTRESPERTGVDRLIGQTGVVIEDLDPGCLRGRVRVASEEWRADAPDCEAMPAGTRVVVERIEGTRLIVTPAEGGSAREPKAGD; from the coding sequence ATGCAGGTCCAACCCTGGTTCTGGGTCTGGGTGGCACTCTCCGCGATCCTGTTCGTGGCCGAGATCTTCACTGCGGGCTTCTTCATGCTCCCCTTCGCGGTGGGCGCTGCCGTCGCCGCGCTGCTGGAGTTCCTGGGTGTCAGCGTCGGGTGGCAGTGGGTGGCCTTCATCGGGGTATCCTCGGTGCTCCTGATCAGCCTGCGCCGCTTCGCACTCGCCGTGACGCGGGAGTCGCCGGAGCGGACGGGTGTCGACCGGCTGATCGGCCAGACGGGCGTGGTGATCGAGGATCTCGACCCCGGGTGTCTCCGGGGGCGGGTGCGGGTGGCCTCCGAGGAGTGGCGGGCCGACGCGCCGGACTGCGAGGCCATGCCGGCAGGCACGCGCGTCGTGGTCGAGCGCATAGAGGGGACGCGGCTGATCGTCACCCCCGCCGAGGGGGGATCCGCACGGGAACCGAAAGCGGGCGACTGA
- a CDS encoding formate dehydrogenase accessory protein FdhE — translation MDRLVIDNLERYRRTSPGLVPILALAECVWRVQEGFEPPPPDAPDPSIAREALAGGQPLLSAAPAEADAPRFAAAAAALAGSLSECAEVLSETRGGFSLAAEAASGVTTEALEAALAPAPGFSRDALVSLGAKEDGPLTFSLLGFVLSSALTPFLSAYARAAVEALGADPWKAWSSGCCPVCGSPAEVGCVTDEGELAGGRRKLFCAACRSEWPFERLRCARCGTREHTRLRYLYDEADAAHRVHACDACRSYLKVVYERDLGRKASPLVESVVGGQLDELAASRGLTPFVLAS, via the coding sequence ATGGACCGGCTCGTCATCGATAACCTGGAGCGGTACCGCCGCACGTCACCCGGCCTCGTGCCGATACTCGCTCTGGCCGAGTGCGTGTGGCGCGTGCAGGAGGGGTTCGAACCCCCTCCCCCCGACGCTCCTGACCCGAGCATCGCGCGCGAGGCGCTGGCGGGCGGGCAGCCCCTGCTGTCGGCCGCGCCAGCGGAAGCGGACGCCCCGCGCTTCGCCGCGGCGGCGGCCGCGCTCGCGGGAAGCCTCTCCGAGTGCGCCGAGGTGCTCTCCGAGACGCGCGGAGGGTTCTCGCTGGCCGCCGAGGCGGCGTCCGGCGTCACCACGGAGGCCCTCGAGGCGGCGCTCGCACCGGCCCCGGGGTTCTCTCGAGACGCCCTGGTGTCCCTGGGCGCCAAGGAGGACGGTCCGCTCACGTTCTCGCTCCTCGGGTTCGTGCTGTCCTCGGCGCTCACGCCGTTCCTCTCGGCGTACGCCCGGGCAGCCGTCGAGGCGCTGGGCGCCGATCCCTGGAAGGCATGGTCCTCGGGATGCTGTCCCGTCTGCGGCAGCCCCGCGGAGGTCGGGTGCGTGACCGACGAGGGAGAGCTCGCCGGCGGGCGCAGGAAGCTCTTCTGCGCGGCGTGCCGGAGCGAGTGGCCCTTCGAGCGCCTCCGCTGCGCGCGCTGTGGGACGCGCGAGCACACGCGGTTGCGGTACCTCTACGATGAGGCCGACGCCGCGCACCGCGTCCACGCCTGCGACGCGTGCCGCTCCTACCTGAAGGTCGTCTACGAGCGCGACCTGGGACGTAAGGCCTCGCCGCTGGTGGAGTCGGTCGTCGGCGGTCAGCTCGACGAGCTCGCCGCCTCCCGCGGCCTCACGCCTTTCGTTCTCGCCTCCTGA